A part of Sulfurimonas sp. HSL-1716 genomic DNA contains:
- the rpmB gene encoding 50S ribosomal protein L28: MARRCAISGKGPMSGNNVSHAKNRTKRRFLPNLRTVRVTLEDGTTKKIKISAKELRTLKKNS; encoded by the coding sequence ATGGCAAGAAGATGTGCTATTAGTGGTAAAGGCCCGATGAGCGGAAACAATGTTTCTCATGCGAAAAACAGAACTAAACGTCGTTTTTTACCAAACTTGAGAACAGTTCGTGTTACATTAGAAGATGGAACAACGAAAAAGATCAAAATTTCTGCAAAAGAGCTTCGCACACTTAAGAAAAACTCGTAA
- a CDS encoding gamma carbonic anhydrase family protein, whose translation MVHDFKDITPSIGDKTWIAPSADVIGEVSIGKDCSIWFGCVVRGDVHYITIGDRTNIQDLSMVHVTHYKKADRSDGNPTVIGNDVTVGHRVMLHGCTIEDACLIGMSATILDGAVIGKESIVGAGALVTKNKVFPPRSLIMGSPAKLIRELSDEEVEELYASASRYVNFKEDYRN comes from the coding sequence ATGGTTCATGACTTTAAAGATATCACACCAAGCATAGGCGACAAAACCTGGATAGCGCCTTCGGCCGATGTCATAGGAGAGGTAAGTATAGGCAAAGATTGTTCGATCTGGTTTGGATGCGTAGTGCGCGGAGATGTCCACTATATAACCATAGGTGACAGAACAAACATTCAAGACCTCTCCATGGTCCATGTGACGCACTACAAAAAAGCCGACAGAAGCGACGGCAATCCGACCGTCATAGGAAACGACGTGACCGTCGGACACCGGGTCATGCTGCATGGATGCACCATAGAAGACGCCTGTCTCATAGGGATGAGCGCAACCATCTTAGACGGTGCGGTGATAGGAAAAGAGTCCATAGTCGGAGCAGGAGCGCTTGTGACAAAGAACAAAGTGTTCCCTCCCCGCTCGCTCATTATGGGAAGCCCCGCAAAGCTCATCAGAGAACTGAGCGATGAAGAGGTAGAAGAGCTTTACGCATCGGCTTCGAGATACGTGAACTTCAAAGAGGACTATCGTAACTAA
- a CDS encoding TRIC cation channel family protein: MLHLNPLILVDILGIIAFAVSGFLVGTRNNLDILGVVIAASLTALGGGIVRDTILSVTPFAFKTLYPATALFVVIFLAFVIKIHRFGSIEKRWLFVISDTIGLVAFSITGALLAIGAGYNFFGVIILSFITAMGGGVIRDILINQVPAVLISDFYGSISVIVSILLLLLHVSDLLNQTTILFVAIFSIALRLVAYKYKWELPKII; this comes from the coding sequence ATGCTGCATCTCAATCCGCTTATCTTGGTAGATATCTTGGGTATCATCGCATTTGCCGTAAGCGGGTTTTTAGTTGGAACAAGAAACAACCTCGATATCCTCGGCGTCGTCATAGCCGCTTCTCTCACGGCGCTCGGCGGCGGGATCGTGAGAGATACCATCCTCAGCGTCACCCCTTTTGCTTTTAAGACGCTCTACCCCGCAACCGCTCTTTTTGTCGTCATATTTCTGGCGTTTGTCATCAAAATACATAGGTTCGGAAGTATTGAAAAACGATGGCTCTTTGTCATTAGCGATACCATCGGACTTGTCGCATTTAGTATCACGGGAGCTTTGCTTGCAATAGGTGCAGGATACAACTTCTTCGGTGTCATCATCCTAAGCTTCATCACAGCAATGGGCGGAGGGGTCATAAGAGACATCCTCATAAACCAGGTCCCGGCAGTGCTCATAAGCGACTTCTACGGCTCCATCTCGGTCATAGTTTCCATACTGCTGCTGCTTTTGCATGTAAGCGATCTTCTAAATCAAACGACCATACTTTTTGTAGCGATATTTTCTATCGCACTTAGACTCGTGGCTTATAAATATAAATGGGAATTACCGAAAATTATCTGA
- a CDS encoding C4-type zinc ribbon domain-containing protein, with the protein MNKHLKQLIDLSEVDKEIDAFEPQIDEVNYQYEAALVTKENIDGEISSLEEEMKNEELKKHKNELHLAELSAKLEENKKRSAEIKTEREMKSLQLEEEIAKEQVTFANEEIVRLDKLISTKKEKLEELVQKRDDLQENLSTIKADVDEKLTDIEKARHEVFARKEKLVGGMNQKGLAFYQKIRRWAKNTTAVEVKEQACMGCFMHVNDKVYADVIKGEEIVTCPHCGRILYIAEGEEA; encoded by the coding sequence ATGAACAAACACTTAAAACAACTAATAGACCTCTCTGAAGTTGACAAAGAGATAGACGCTTTTGAGCCTCAGATCGATGAGGTGAACTATCAGTACGAAGCGGCTCTTGTAACCAAAGAGAATATAGACGGCGAGATCTCGTCTTTAGAAGAAGAGATGAAGAACGAAGAGTTGAAAAAACATAAAAACGAGCTTCACCTGGCAGAGCTTTCTGCAAAACTTGAAGAAAATAAGAAAAGATCCGCAGAGATAAAAACAGAACGCGAGATGAAATCCCTGCAGCTTGAAGAGGAGATCGCAAAAGAGCAGGTGACTTTTGCAAACGAGGAGATCGTACGTCTGGATAAGCTGATCAGTACAAAAAAAGAGAAGCTTGAAGAACTGGTTCAAAAAAGAGACGACCTACAGGAAAACCTGTCGACGATTAAAGCCGATGTCGATGAGAAGTTGACAGATATCGAAAAAGCCCGTCATGAGGTTTTTGCAAGAAAAGAGAAACTGGTAGGCGGGATGAACCAAAAAGGTCTTGCTTTTTACCAAAAGATCCGCCGCTGGGCTAAAAACACTACGGCAGTAGAAGTAAAAGAACAAGCTTGTATGGGATGTTTCATGCATGTAAACGATAAAGTGTACGCAGACGTCATCAAAGGCGAAGAGATCGTCACATGTCCACACTGCGGCCGCATACTATATATCGCCGAGGGCGAAGAAGCATAG
- a CDS encoding NYN domain-containing protein, translating into MSREQKKLAVLIDADNSQPKIIEGLLDEIANYGVASVKRIYGDWTDTKLKGWKNALLEHGIHPMQQFAYTTGKNATDSAMIIDAMDLLYAKNFDGFCIVSSDSDFTRLASRIRESGLTVYGFGEKKTPKSFMSACDKFIYTENLRSDEIEETDKAEKPKEPIKDISRDIRLLAILRNAVDDTSDYTGWSYLGSVGQKIVNKIPEFDSRNYGFKKLFDLMQSTNLFEFKEDSSFKTKAVYVRCKRSRNYV; encoded by the coding sequence TTGAGCAGAGAACAAAAAAAACTGGCCGTACTTATAGACGCGGACAATTCGCAGCCCAAGATTATCGAAGGACTTCTCGACGAAATAGCGAACTACGGCGTTGCGAGTGTCAAAAGGATATACGGGGACTGGACGGATACGAAACTAAAGGGGTGGAAAAACGCACTGCTTGAACACGGCATCCATCCGATGCAGCAGTTTGCGTACACCACCGGGAAAAACGCGACCGATTCTGCGATGATCATCGACGCGATGGATCTTTTATATGCCAAAAATTTCGACGGTTTTTGCATCGTTTCAAGCGACAGCGACTTTACGCGTCTGGCTTCAAGGATACGTGAAAGCGGATTGACGGTTTACGGATTCGGGGAGAAAAAAACGCCTAAATCGTTTATGAGCGCGTGCGATAAATTTATCTATACGGAAAACCTCAGAAGCGACGAGATAGAAGAAACCGACAAAGCCGAAAAACCAAAAGAGCCGATAAAAGATATATCAAGAGATATAAGGCTTTTGGCGATCCTGCGCAACGCCGTAGACGATACGTCGGACTATACTGGATGGTCGTATCTGGGGTCGGTGGGACAAAAGATCGTCAACAAGATACCCGAGTTCGATTCTCGAAACTACGGATTCAAAAAACTTTTCGATCTGATGCAGAGTACGAACTTGTTCGAGTTTAAAGAAGACTCAAGCTTTAAGACCAAAGCGGTCTATGTCAGATGTAAACGCTCAAGGAACTATGTATGA
- a CDS encoding RNA degradosome polyphosphate kinase: protein MINLKDPSLYNNRELSWLQFNTRVLKQAQDESLPTLERLKFLAIYGTNLDEFYMIRVAGLKKLFSVGVIVSGADRLTPLQQLIDIRTYLHQEQQVVEYCMTDIFKSLENEGIFLKKYKDLSIQEKKIINKKFFESIYPIIIPIAVDATHPFPHLNNLSFGIIVKLLDKDDDTVERFGIVRVPRVLSRFVQLTESIYVPVEDVVSEHIEDIFPGYRLLKSVPFRITRNADIAIEEEEADDFLEILEEGLKLRRKGEIVRLEVGSDADDEIIDFFNSHINVFKNDIYKFHTILNLSSLWQIVGNKDYAHLLNEPFNPKLLPPLNSNENIFNILETQDITLYHPYESFEPIVKMIQSAAKDPDVVTIKMTLYRAGPLSPIVQSLMNAAESGKQVTVMVELKARFDEENNLIWAKALEKAGAHVIYGIFGFKVHAKATLITRRTNGKLKQYAHIGTGNYNPSTAKIYTDVSYLTAKDEITNDLTRFFHFLTGFSKKGKLEKLYMSPAQIKPKLLSLINNETRKGKEGQIIAKMNSLVDDDVIRALYKASQAGVKIELIIRGVCCLKPGIPGVSENIRVISIIGKYLEHARIFYFKNTLPNLFISSADWMPRNLMRRIELLTGIEDKDNAQKLLQILQLQCTDNVLSHELMSDGSYHKIKADASNVVNNHKIIEDHMNTMQKALKKESPNYVQQLAYRLLKDS from the coding sequence ATGATAAATTTAAAAGACCCTAGTTTATACAACAATCGCGAGCTGTCATGGCTTCAGTTTAACACAAGAGTGTTAAAGCAGGCTCAAGACGAGTCCCTGCCTACACTTGAAAGATTAAAATTTCTCGCTATCTACGGCACGAACCTCGATGAATTCTATATGATCCGCGTGGCCGGACTAAAAAAACTTTTCAGTGTCGGGGTCATCGTATCGGGAGCCGACAGACTCACTCCTCTGCAGCAGCTCATCGACATCAGAACATATCTGCATCAAGAACAACAGGTCGTCGAATACTGTATGACCGATATATTCAAATCGCTCGAAAACGAGGGGATATTTCTAAAAAAATATAAAGATCTCAGTATTCAGGAAAAAAAGATCATCAACAAAAAGTTCTTTGAATCCATCTATCCTATCATCATCCCTATCGCCGTCGATGCGACGCACCCTTTTCCTCACCTGAACAATCTTAGTTTCGGGATCATCGTCAAACTTCTGGATAAAGACGACGACACGGTCGAAAGATTCGGGATAGTAAGGGTTCCTCGCGTCTTGTCGCGGTTTGTGCAGCTGACAGAGAGCATCTATGTTCCGGTAGAGGATGTCGTCTCCGAACATATCGAAGATATTTTCCCGGGTTACCGCCTTTTAAAAAGCGTACCGTTTAGGATAACGAGAAACGCCGATATCGCCATAGAAGAGGAGGAAGCGGATGATTTTCTGGAGATCCTCGAAGAGGGTCTGAAACTCCGTAGAAAAGGGGAGATCGTTAGACTTGAGGTCGGTTCTGATGCCGATGACGAGATCATCGATTTTTTTAACAGCCATATCAACGTATTCAAAAACGATATCTATAAGTTTCATACCATACTCAATCTTTCATCCCTTTGGCAGATCGTCGGCAACAAGGATTACGCACATCTTTTAAACGAGCCGTTCAATCCTAAACTGCTGCCGCCGTTAAACTCCAACGAGAACATCTTTAATATTCTTGAAACACAAGATATCACTCTGTACCATCCGTACGAAAGTTTCGAACCTATCGTCAAGATGATTCAAAGTGCGGCAAAAGATCCGGATGTCGTCACCATAAAGATGACGCTTTACCGTGCGGGACCGCTCTCTCCGATAGTCCAGTCGTTGATGAACGCCGCAGAATCGGGCAAGCAGGTAACCGTCATGGTCGAGCTCAAAGCAAGGTTTGACGAAGAAAACAATCTTATCTGGGCAAAAGCCCTTGAAAAAGCGGGAGCACACGTCATCTACGGTATTTTCGGCTTTAAGGTCCATGCAAAAGCAACGCTTATAACAAGGCGTACGAACGGAAAGCTCAAACAGTACGCCCATATCGGAACCGGCAACTACAACCCGAGTACGGCGAAGATATATACCGATGTCAGCTATTTGACCGCAAAAGATGAGATAACAAACGACTTGACACGTTTTTTCCACTTTCTAACGGGATTTAGCAAAAAAGGGAAACTGGAAAAACTCTATATGTCTCCGGCTCAGATCAAACCGAAGCTTCTCTCGCTCATCAACAATGAGACAAGAAAAGGCAAAGAGGGGCAGATCATCGCAAAAATGAACTCTTTGGTCGATGACGATGTTATCCGTGCTCTGTATAAAGCAAGTCAGGCAGGCGTGAAGATAGAGCTTATCATCCGCGGTGTATGCTGCTTAAAACCGGGGATACCTGGAGTAAGCGAAAATATCAGGGTCATCTCCATCATAGGAAAATATCTTGAACATGCAAGGATATTCTACTTTAAAAATACACTGCCCAACCTCTTCATTTCGAGTGCGGACTGGATGCCCCGCAACCTGATGAGGCGTATCGAGCTGTTAACGGGGATAGAAGATAAAGACAATGCGCAGAAACTTCTACAGATACTTCAGCTTCAATGTACGGACAATGTTCTCTCTCATGAGCTTATGAGCGACGGAAGTTACCACAAAATAAAAGCCGATGCTTCTAATGTGGTAAATAACCATAAGATCATCGAAGACCATATGAACACTATGCAAAAAGCTCTTAAGAAAGAATCACCGAACTATGTCCAGCAGCTTGCATACAGGCTTTTGAAGGATTCTTGA
- a CDS encoding AbiH family protein, which produces MKIIIIGNGFDLNLGLKTSYKDFIESDYFISLVRENNSLATYLVDKTKLNNWVDIEQEITQYSIQFKENDEFLHVRNDFEALKTALTNYLKEAQTGKINQNSKAFEMIKNELDTANAIYNFNYTNSVFRVAEMLNISDIENKHSYVHGSIENMDIIFGVEDDAGTLSNHIFFKKAFNPNYGKSDISKYLKDNKDKHDFVVFGHSLGITDSSYFSDYINSLKFANKQAKLKFYYYGDIGYHEMIKIIDKYTRNSLTMFKDNTEFIPIDSSESTPE; this is translated from the coding sequence ATGAAAATAATAATTATTGGAAATGGGTTTGATTTAAACTTAGGACTTAAAACAAGTTATAAAGATTTCATTGAAAGTGATTATTTTATATCTTTAGTTAGAGAAAATAATTCATTAGCAACATATTTAGTGGATAAAACTAAGTTAAATAATTGGGTAGACATCGAGCAAGAAATTACTCAATACTCCATACAGTTTAAAGAGAACGATGAATTTTTACATGTAAGAAATGACTTTGAAGCATTAAAAACAGCATTAACAAATTATTTAAAAGAAGCTCAAACTGGAAAAATCAATCAAAATTCAAAAGCTTTTGAAATGATTAAAAATGAACTTGATACAGCAAATGCAATTTATAATTTCAATTATACTAATTCAGTATTTAGAGTTGCTGAGATGTTAAATATTTCTGACATAGAGAATAAACATTCGTATGTACACGGTTCTATTGAAAATATGGATATTATTTTTGGTGTTGAAGATGATGCAGGAACCCTTTCGAATCATATCTTTTTTAAAAAAGCTTTTAATCCTAATTATGGAAAATCAGATATAAGCAAATATCTTAAAGATAACAAAGATAAACATGACTTTGTTGTATTTGGACATTCTCTTGGAATAACCGACAGTTCATATTTTTCAGATTATATTAATTCACTTAAATTCGCGAATAAACAAGCTAAGTTGAAATTTTATTATTATGGGGATATAGGTTATCACGAGATGATAAAAATCATCGATAAATATACAAGAAATTCTTTAACAATGTTTAAAGATAATACTGAATTTATACCAATCGATTCATCTGAAAGTACACCTGAGTGA
- the argJ gene encoding bifunctional glutamate N-acetyltransferase/amino-acid acetyltransferase ArgJ, which produces MYKLNRIEGGVCAAEGFFADGVHAGLKANNALDMAFVYSDVLCDVASVFTTNKMTAAPIRHFKNKGEFQTNFLLINSKNANAMTGSKGIADIDEILSSINIEGLVNPVMSSTGVIGVRIPKEKIITGTAQFDITKREPVNASKAIMTTDSFSKTIAYEVVLHSGEKFHIGAMAKGAGMINPAMATMLCFITTDADVSKQEMQAILDANVKTTFNAASVDGDTSTNDTVLLFSNKKSGVYHKEAFKEAVYEIMLFLAKEMVRDGEGATKLVTYNVTGAKDDAQAEKAAKALSDSLLVKTALYGEDPNWGRIASTIGASGVTCKEETLTISFDELCVYDKGEIYFNKDMEVEAAAVMKLPAFTISCDLGIAEGKFTAYGCDLGYEYVKINADYRT; this is translated from the coding sequence ATGTATAAACTAAACAGGATCGAGGGTGGAGTGTGTGCTGCAGAAGGCTTTTTTGCCGACGGCGTTCATGCCGGTCTCAAGGCAAATAACGCTTTGGATATGGCGTTTGTCTATAGCGATGTGCTTTGCGATGTCGCATCTGTGTTTACTACGAACAAAATGACGGCCGCGCCGATTCGCCACTTTAAAAACAAAGGCGAGTTTCAGACGAATTTTCTTTTGATAAACTCAAAAAACGCAAATGCGATGACGGGAAGCAAAGGGATCGCCGATATCGATGAAATCCTTTCTTCGATAAATATCGAAGGTCTGGTGAACCCTGTTATGAGTTCTACAGGCGTTATAGGTGTGAGAATCCCTAAAGAGAAGATCATCACGGGTACGGCACAGTTTGACATCACTAAAAGAGAACCCGTCAATGCAAGCAAAGCGATCATGACGACGGACAGTTTTTCAAAGACTATCGCGTATGAAGTAGTGCTTCATAGCGGAGAGAAGTTTCACATCGGCGCGATGGCAAAGGGTGCGGGGATGATAAATCCCGCAATGGCTACGATGCTTTGTTTTATCACTACCGATGCGGATGTAAGCAAACAGGAGATGCAGGCAATCCTTGATGCAAACGTCAAGACGACTTTTAATGCGGCAAGCGTGGACGGAGACACCTCCACAAACGATACCGTACTGCTTTTTTCCAATAAAAAAAGCGGTGTTTACCATAAAGAAGCCTTCAAAGAAGCGGTCTATGAGATCATGCTGTTTTTGGCAAAAGAGATGGTAAGAGACGGCGAAGGCGCAACAAAGCTCGTGACCTATAACGTCACGGGTGCAAAAGACGATGCCCAAGCAGAAAAAGCAGCAAAGGCTTTAAGCGATTCGCTTCTGGTCAAAACGGCACTTTACGGCGAAGACCCGAACTGGGGGCGCATCGCTTCTACTATCGGAGCAAGCGGTGTGACATGCAAAGAAGAGACTCTTACGATATCGTTTGACGAGCTTTGCGTTTATGACAAAGGCGAGATCTATTTCAACAAAGATATGGAAGTAGAAGCAGCAGCCGTTATGAAGCTCCCTGCATTTACCATCAGCTGTGATCTTGGCATTGCAGAGGGAAAATTCACGGCTTACGGATGCGATCTTGGATATGAGTATGTCAAGATCAATGCGGATTACAGGACGTAA
- a CDS encoding HDOD domain-containing protein: MVTTEDIQEYIKKIPPTPEILNKTFLCVNSGDLVKAAKIAEQDLALKAYLKNLVNKPIYGFRNEISDLSQIFGILGVNAAKQSLYNYMLSLLSPKTWVLFKMNQTLFYDFQADLSRKWHDILVYLKIDDKDIESSITLLPSSIIVCEALFKTNIDNVKLLKSAKNMDYNTILKRLTNLDLFDISRHISKSWNMPDKIGEIVQAASGVKPSNNRSINTLGKWMHLLLFYELSQPRFIEAGLNDFIEFNVEYASDIYEEFMQVVNMDVKQ, translated from the coding sequence ATGGTTACAACCGAAGATATTCAAGAATATATCAAAAAGATACCGCCTACTCCTGAGATACTCAACAAGACCTTTTTATGCGTCAATTCGGGCGATCTGGTCAAGGCGGCAAAAATAGCCGAGCAGGATCTGGCACTGAAGGCTTACTTGAAAAATCTTGTCAACAAACCGATCTACGGTTTTCGAAATGAGATCAGCGACCTTTCCCAGATCTTTGGAATACTGGGCGTAAACGCAGCAAAGCAATCGCTTTATAACTACATGCTCTCTCTTTTAAGTCCTAAAACATGGGTTTTATTTAAAATGAACCAAACCCTTTTTTACGATTTTCAAGCCGATCTCAGCAGAAAATGGCATGATATTTTGGTATATTTGAAAATAGACGATAAAGATATAGAAAGTTCCATAACGCTTCTGCCTTCAAGCATCATAGTGTGTGAAGCGCTTTTTAAAACCAATATAGACAACGTAAAACTGCTAAAAAGTGCAAAAAATATGGATTACAACACCATTTTAAAAAGACTTACGAATCTGGACCTTTTCGACATATCCAGACATATTTCAAAAAGCTGGAATATGCCGGATAAAATAGGAGAAATCGTACAGGCAGCATCAGGGGTTAAACCCTCAAATAACCGAAGCATAAACACTTTGGGAAAATGGATGCACCTGCTTTTGTTTTATGAGCTGTCGCAGCCCAGATTCATAGAAGCGGGTCTAAACGATTTTATCGAGTTCAATGTCGAGTACGCAAGCGATATTTATGAGGAATTTATGCAGGTAGTGAATATGGATGTAAAACAATGA
- a CDS encoding tetratricopeptide repeat protein gives MTLFQILMLGLAAFFSYKVYQHVQNLEESGQNKKQGQRSQNGFSPFDPPQLVKKADEAFLAGDLKRAFALLDEANVKDPKNADILGKMGYISAQEARDNEAVSYYKEALSIDKYNDTMHNALASLLRKQGDFSQAEEHYKKALAIDAGYDVTYFNYANLLTDMNRYDEALKMYEKALELNPELKEAEAEIQKIKEKV, from the coding sequence ATGACACTATTTCAAATTCTTATGCTGGGGCTGGCAGCGTTTTTTTCATATAAAGTTTATCAGCATGTGCAAAATTTAGAAGAGAGCGGACAAAACAAAAAACAAGGGCAGCGTTCTCAAAACGGTTTTTCCCCTTTTGATCCGCCGCAGCTCGTAAAAAAAGCGGACGAGGCTTTTTTGGCGGGAGATCTTAAAAGAGCGTTTGCACTTTTGGACGAAGCAAACGTAAAAGATCCGAAAAATGCCGACATACTTGGAAAAATGGGATATATTTCGGCGCAGGAAGCAAGAGATAACGAAGCGGTATCGTATTATAAAGAGGCTTTGAGCATTGACAAATATAATGATACAATGCATAACGCATTGGCATCCTTATTGAGAAAACAAGGTGATTTTTCACAAGCCGAGGAGCATTATAAGAAAGCTCTGGCAATAGATGCCGGGTATGATGTCACATACTTTAACTACGCGAACCTTCTTACGGACATGAACCGGTACGACGAAGCTTTGAAGATGTATGAAAAAGCGCTGGAACTGAATCCGGAACTTAAAGAAGCAGAAGCGGAAATACAAAAGATCAAGGAAAAAGTTTGA
- a CDS encoding Nif3-like dinuclear metal center hexameric protein gives MKIIDIYNFLDEISPFELQENWDNSGLLLGDLNEEVDKVYLSIDVDEKLIEEMDENSLLITHHPLIFGGIKQLQFNQYPAHLIRKMVQKNISNIAMHTNFDQTHLNEYVATKVLGLEIVKKEGFIAYMKVDENFDDFARKISAAFNLPHVKCVKVHERIKTVALTTGSGASLMRSIDAECFLTGDIKYHDAMEAKTINLSMIDIGHYESEQFFGKILATYLENLGLAVIISQSKNPFTYI, from the coding sequence ATGAAAATAATAGATATTTATAATTTTTTAGATGAGATCTCGCCTTTTGAACTTCAAGAGAACTGGGATAATTCGGGACTCTTGCTGGGTGATCTCAACGAAGAGGTGGACAAAGTATATCTGAGCATCGATGTCGATGAAAAACTGATAGAGGAGATGGATGAGAACTCTCTGCTTATCACGCATCACCCTTTGATATTCGGCGGTATAAAACAGCTCCAGTTCAATCAGTACCCGGCACATCTGATAAGAAAGATGGTACAAAAGAACATCTCCAATATCGCAATGCATACAAATTTTGACCAGACACATCTAAACGAGTATGTTGCTACAAAAGTGTTAGGGCTTGAGATAGTAAAAAAAGAGGGTTTTATAGCCTATATGAAAGTCGATGAAAATTTTGATGATTTTGCACGTAAGATCTCTGCTGCTTTTAATCTGCCGCATGTAAAATGCGTAAAGGTGCATGAACGCATAAAAACCGTAGCTTTGACGACGGGTTCTGGAGCTTCGCTGATGCGTTCCATAGATGCAGAATGCTTTTTGACGGGCGATATAAAATATCACGATGCTATGGAGGCAAAAACCATAAATCTTTCGATGATAGATATCGGTCATTATGAGAGCGAACAGTTTTTTGGAAAAATTTTAGCAACATATTTGGAAAATTTAGGATTAGCGGTTATAATTTCACAATCAAAAAACCCTTTCACGTATATATAG
- a CDS encoding NAD-binding protein: MNLFTRIRNFIHWETPPKPEVRLLPEFYGHLKPFRLPLILTVLIMLIGTFGYMLIDDFPLMDAIYQTGITFTTVGYGEIFPISPAGRIFTITLIIAGFAVFSSAIGTLVSELNKGVISRVLKERRMLYKIARLKNHFVVCFHNDYTIEVTKQLRKNHIPFVVIDHREDMDELAKKYKYPYYLQAEPHTEVAMLKAHLSSAKGIITLSDNIADNIAIIASIRLFEKEHLLPRPYYIISSAESMSDVEKLKKLGADTVVSPTKLTAQRVSTMAARPDMENLLEEFLYRNDTPLDLEQIYVPKFSWMVLKKLRESHLREIANVSVVGITKKDGKFVTMPKGDVLITSECNLLVIGTQKGIAMTKGIVMKRNKPEELKYV; the protein is encoded by the coding sequence TTGAATCTTTTCACTAGGATTCGTAACTTTATCCATTGGGAGACACCTCCAAAGCCCGAAGTAAGGCTCCTTCCGGAGTTTTACGGGCACCTCAAACCATTCCGCTTACCTCTGATTTTAACCGTACTCATTATGTTGATAGGAACATTCGGCTATATGCTGATCGATGATTTTCCTTTGATGGATGCGATATATCAAACAGGAATAACATTCACCACCGTCGGATATGGAGAGATATTTCCGATATCACCTGCAGGCCGTATATTTACCATTACACTTATCATAGCGGGATTTGCCGTATTCTCAAGTGCGATAGGTACATTGGTCTCAGAACTCAACAAGGGAGTGATCTCCAGAGTATTAAAGGAACGCCGTATGTTATATAAGATTGCACGCCTGAAAAACCATTTTGTCGTGTGTTTTCACAATGATTACACAATAGAAGTCACAAAACAGCTGCGTAAAAACCATATACCTTTTGTCGTGATAGACCACAGAGAAGATATGGACGAGCTGGCAAAAAAATACAAATATCCCTATTATCTGCAAGCCGAACCGCATACGGAAGTGGCGATGCTCAAAGCGCATCTTTCGTCTGCCAAAGGGATCATAACGTTATCGGACAATATTGCCGATAACATCGCGATTATTGCGTCGATAAGGCTGTTTGAAAAAGAGCATTTACTTCCGCGTCCGTACTATATCATCAGTTCTGCCGAGAGTATGAGCGATGTCGAAAAACTTAAAAAACTGGGTGCAGATACCGTTGTGTCTCCGACAAAACTCACAGCGCAGCGCGTGAGTACCATGGCTGCCCGTCCCGATATGGAAAACCTGCTCGAAGAGTTTTTATACAGAAACGACACTCCTCTTGACTTGGAGCAGATATATGTGCCCAAATTCAGCTGGATGGTGTTGAAAAAATTAAGAGAATCGCATTTAAGAGAGATAGCCAACGTCTCGGTAGTGGGCATAACTAAAAAAGACGGAAAATTCGTAACGATGCCAAAGGGTGACGTCCTTATAACAAGTGAATGCAATCTGCTTGTTATCGGCACGCAAAAAGGGATAGCCATGACAAAAGGGATAGTCATGAAACGTAACAAACCGGAGGAGTTAAAATATGTATAA